ATCTTCGAACTTCTCAGGAACCGGAGGAATCCGGACCCGGATGTTGTCGAACGCGTGCGCGAGGTTGCCCTCGAGTCGGCGAAGCTCCATCGCGCCGCCGCGGACTTGATTTGCCAAGCACAGCGGGAGAGCTAGGCGGCCTCGGTCGCGGGCAATGTGGGCGGCGCAAGGGGGACGACGAAGATGCGCGGAATTGAGGAACTCAAGTCGTGGGGACGGCGGCTGTCGCCTTGGGGGCTTGCTGCGTACTGCGTCTGGAACGCCGAGAAAGTGCTGCCGGTCGTGGAGACCTTCGGGACGAAGGAGGCGCGGGAGACGGTCACGGCGACGATGCCGCTTCTTTGGGCGGCGGTGCTCTCGTGGGGCGCGGCCGAAGGCGGCGCTTCGCTTCCCGACGTCTACTCGATGCCGGAAGTGCTCGCCTCTCCCGATTCGGACGGACCGCTCGCCTCGCAGCCGTCGATGATGGCCCTCGGCGCCGTGCAGGCGGCGATCGACGCCGTGCGCGGCCGGTCCGACGAGTGGGTCGAGGAGGAACTCGGCGATTCGTACAGCCAGACGCTCGGCGTCGCGCGGCACTTGGATTCCATCGATCGCTCGTTGTCTCCCTCCGACGCCGGGCCGCTCGAGGCGATGGAGCACGAGGCGCAGGGGGAAGGATCCCGTCTGCTCGAAGGGAAGGACGCGGCGGGTCCGGCGGTCGTGGAAACGCTGAGAGCGATCGCCCGCAGGATGGCGGGCCAGTACGCGGCGGCCTCCGCGGCGTTTCAAGAAGATCAGCGAGAGAGAGGAATCTTCCCCTGCGAGGACTCGGGGCTGTAGCGGGGGGCTTCGCCGGAACGCCAAATCCGCCGGCCGAGGGCGAGCAGCGCGGGGATGCTCGCGGCGAGGACGAGCGTCGCGGCCGCCGCGGCGACGACGAACGCGGCGGGCCGGACAAGTCCCCGCGACAGCGCGCGGCGGAGGTGGAGGACGCCGAGCGGGAGGTTGAGCGCGAGGGCGGTGGCCGTGCCCGACATGTAGCGGCGCAGCGCGATCGTCGCCGCGAGGTGCGGGACGAAGACGTTCGCGACCATGGCGAAGACGTACCCCGAGAAAAGATAGGCGCCGAGCGACAGCGGACCCTGCAGCGTCGCGGCGGCGGCCGCGGCGAC
This DNA window, taken from bacterium, encodes the following:
- a CDS encoding HXXEE domain-containing protein, coding for MFSANALVWFFVIGALVHNAEEALYLPAWSRRLAAEHGCGLRADEKRRLPAWSRRFGPLRRPVPPAPFRFAVAVLSLLLVAAAAAATLQGPLSLGAYLFSGYVFAMVANVFVPHLAATIALRRYMSGTATALALNLPLGVLHLRRALSRGLVRPAAFVVAAAAATLVLAASIPALLALGRRIWRSGEAPRYSPESSQGKIPLSR